A part of Rhipicephalus microplus isolate Deutch F79 chromosome 8, USDA_Rmic, whole genome shotgun sequence genomic DNA contains:
- the LOC119164047 gene encoding uncharacterized protein LOC119164047 isoform X30: MVVKSEYVSGYYVQQRPWSPTKRRGPISSDFKTPGPGAFTIPSTIGEKASTNVTKGQKAPAFTFGTKTEEKRDLFVPGPGAYNIAGLSEKGKETVPAPTMAPKLREPEGFKTPAPGAYNPEKAEQCVLSAAPMYTFGSKIRDPKPADIPEADRPSQEETHRRPQLVHRNRRAPRYSFGLKLKSLFRPNDNPAPGVYDIEKGDSVVYPKSPSFSIRRRLREPSPEKQPAPGTYDITRADGTLCTRSQEHTMAYRLRERSSDSAELPAPGDYDTTKADTTVFSRAPQFSLAERLHHEAPESVDFPGPTDYNISRGKTTATYRSPQYSFGLKIKDKPPDSLKFPGPGEYSPDKGDRIVRTRSPEYQMGSKLKEKPPEHFDYPGPSEYHSETADHVTRSRSPRYRFGVKITDRPPESLQYPGPGEYNVDKADHATRKRSPQHRIGTKLKDRSPDSLHYPGPGEYNSDRSDRITRSHSPQHRIGLKIKEKSPEFLRYPGPGEYDADRGDHATRSHSPQHQIACRLKERPHESINFPGPGEYNVDRADHVTRSRSPQHTFGIKIKDKPQESQEYPGPGEYNIEKADQVTRTRSPEHKIGVKIKDKPGSIDYPGPGEYNIEKADHVTRSHSPQHRMGVKLKEKPPESLHYPGPGDYSAEKADHLVRSHSPRHKIGVRLTEKPPESLGYPGPGEYNVEKADRMIRNSSPQHRIGIRPEEKSPESLHYPGPGDYDARKADLVTRRRPPEHHIGKKLKDKPPESVQYPGPGEYSVERSEEITRSRSPQHQMGVKLKYRPPESHDYPGPGDYNIEKADRVARSHSPEYKIGVKLKERKADSLDYPGPGEYNIENADRVARSHSPECKIGVKLKERRPDSLDYPGPGDYNIEKADRIARCRSPEYKMGAKLQERRPNSLEYPGPGEYNIEKADRVARSHSPEYKIGVKLKERKADSLDYPGPGEYNIENADRVARSHSPECKIGVKLKERRPDSLDYPGPGDYNIEKADRIARCRSPEYKMGAKLQERRPNSLEYPGPGEYNIEKADRVARSHSPEYKIGVKLKERKADSLDYPGPGEYNIENADRVARSHSPEYKIGVKLKERRPDSLDYPGPGDYNIEKADRIARCRSPEYKMGAKLQERRPDSLEYPGPGEYNIEKADRVARSHSPEYKIGVKLKERKADSLDYPGPGEYNIENADRVARSHSPEYKIGVKLKERRPDSLDYPGPGDYNIEKADRIARCRSPEYKMGAKLQERRPDSLEYPGPGEYNIEKADRVARSHSPEYKIGVKLKERKADSLDYPGPGEYNIEKADRIARRRSPEYKMGAKLQERRPDSLEYPGPGEYNIEKADRVARSHSPEYKIGVKLKERKADSLDHPGPGEYNIENADRVACTHSPEYKIGVKLKERRPDSFDYPGPGDYNIEKADRIARCRSPEYKMGAKLQERRPDSLEYPAPSDYSPGRSVSFVKERSPKFTFGFRLRPSKPYNYGYPAPGEYDPDRANELVYPRSPRFSIRSRLKERLPDNATFPAPGTYDPDKGNPAMFGLPPRPQSRSPKRSRSHDFEEKRGTTLPHERTSKRSSSFRIVRTTEDTAGERDLKGSQQTIKRSRSLSGPRPKDSVLTNGKAKAALSEIPKPKRRSESPRLTRQSRFETTEVQARSLKETKEGQRTFRVTRKQRTGMDEGEAPQVDVVVSETAMKRRLPVDITKRKTDSKAAVTEPSSSRMATKKGTFLRSLRRKLDGTEEISRTSKVVREPTKPKKTDCVVQKTKEHRERITTTSHPEAVPRRSRSLRVIRKEADEMPDKRAKSTEELTRRSPSLRAARAKQDAIEAQEADKRSRPSDRRLGRSRSLRIAQNAIDYIDEKENVSKSETHIIASYPSLHKERHPSTHLAKSLEPAAFTTSDESGMFEDDETMDSVSAHDRTFVRTPTDSSRIQVSPESFRELRHAQGCIHMAPRFPEGLDFWKPPGTGSLFAKLYQSWTQETAVSSAEAEDNSRVMFRSAASLFFRKGFAALLRNETPGPGYYNPSIGEQLRFPRMPSFTIRRKLKCPKREQTPAPWDYSPDKADPLVRPMSPSYTFGHKGDCCRCRSTSPGLYTRAVATHAPGTYCPEKSDTVLATTPAYTFGFKHKDLRPDDIPAPGAYCPEKADTVLAVTPAYTFGIKPKDAKPDDIPAPGTYRPEKAESVLVRTPAYSFGTKPKDSRNDGIPAPGKYNVPGTDTYKSKSPAYTLSYRTNIPSDHTKKPGPGAHSPERVWMNKSSSPRFSFGIRHSPVAETPKPK; this comes from the exons GTGAAAAGGCAAGCACCAATGTGACGAAAGGGCAGAAGGCTCCGGCGTTTACTTTCGGAACCAA GACCGAGGAGAAGCGCGACCTCTTCGTCCCGGGTCCCGGCGCGTACAACATCGCGGGCCTCTCCGAGAAGGGCAAGGAGACGGTGCCGGCGCCCACCATGGCGCCCAAGCTGCGCGAGCCCGAGGGCTTCAAGACGCCCGCGCCGGGCGCCTACAACCCGGAGAAGGCCGAGCAGTGCGTGCTCAGCGCCGCGCCCATGTACACCTTCGGCTCCAAGATCAGGGACCCCAAGCCCGCCGACATACCCG AGGCCGACCGGCCAAGCCAAGAAGAAACTCACCGCCGCCCGCAGCTCGTCCACCGAAACAGACGAGCGCCCCGCTACTCCTTCGGCCTCAAACTTAAGAGCCTCTTTCGACCCAACGACAACCCCG CTCCGGGTGTTTACGACATCGAAAAGGGAGACTCAGTGGTCTACCCGAAATCTCCCAGCTTCTCGATACGACGACGACTCCGTGAGCCTAGCCCCGAAAAACAACCAG CGCCTGGAACTTACGACATAACCCGAGCAGACGGGACTCTATGCACCAGATCTCAAGAACACACGATGGCGTACCGACTGAGGGAAAGGTCGTCCGACAGCGCTGAGCTTCCCG CCCCAGGAGACTACGACACGACGAAGGCGGACACGACAGTCTTTTCAAGAGCCCCGCAGTTCAGCCTTGCCGAGAGGCTACATCACGAAGCGCCAGAGTCCGTAGACTTTCCTG GTCCTACGGACTACAATATAAGCAGAGGAAAAACTACGGCGACCTATCGATCGCCGCAGTACAGCTTCGGATTAAAGATTAAAGACAAGCCTCCGGATTCCCTGAAATTCCCAG GCCCGGGAGAGTACAGTCCAGACAAAGGAGATCGCATAGTGCGCACTAGATCACCAGAGTACCAAATGGGGTCAAAGTTGAAAGAAAAGCCTCCCGAGCACTTTGACTACCCCG GGCCAAGCGAATACCACTCAGAAACAGCTGACCACGTGACCAGAAGTCGCTCTCCACGATACAGGTTCGGCGTCAAGATAACAGACAGGCCACCCGAATCTCTGCAATACCCGG GCCCCGGTGAATACAACGTTGACAAAGCAGATCACGCGACGAGGAAGCGGTCGCCACAGCACCGAATTGGTACCAAGCTGAAAGACAGGTCACCCGATTCTCTTCACTACCCGG GTCCGGGTGAATACAATTCCGACAGATCAGACCGTATCACTAGAAGCCACTCACCGCAGCATCGCATTGgattaaagataaaagaaaagtcGCCTGAGTTTCTGCGGTATCCTG GACCAGGTGAATACGATGCTGACAGAGGGGACCATGCGACCAGAAGCCACTCACCGCAACACCAGATAGCCTGCAGGCTAAAAGAAAGGCCACACGAGTCGATTAATTTTCCCG GTCCAGGTGAATACAATGTGGACAGGGCGGACCACGTAACAAGAAGTCGGTCACCACAGCATACATTTGGTATCAAGATAAAAGACAAACCGCAAGAGTCCCAAGAATATCCGG GACCCGGTGAATACAATATCGAGAAGGCAGACCAGGTCACAAGAACCCGGTCACCAGAGCATAAAATTGGTGTCAAGATAAAAGACAAGCCAGGGTCTATAGACTATCCTG GACCCGGTGAATATAACATCGAGAAAGCAGACCACGTGACAAGAAGTCACTCACCACAACATCGGATGGGCGTGAAACTAAAAGAGAAGCCACCAGAATCTCTTCATTATCCAG GACCAGGGGATTACAGTGCGGAAAAAGCAGACCACTTGGTCAGAAGTCACTCACCCCGGCATAAAATTGGAGTCAGGCTTACAGAGAAACCACCAGAATCTCTGGGCTACCCAG GTCCAGGAGAATACAATGTGGAAAAAGCAGATCGCATGATAAGAAATAGTTCACCGCAGCATAGAATTGGCATCAGGCCTGAAGAGAAATCACCGGAATCACTTCATTACCCTG GTCCGGGTGACTACGACGCGAGAAAAGCAGACCTTGTTACGAGAAGGCGACCGCCAGAGCACCACATCGGCAAGAAGCTAAAAGACAAACCACCAGAATCTGTGCAGTACCCGG GTCCCGGTGAATACAGCGTGGAAAGATCAGAAGAAATCACAAGAAGTCGATCCCCACAGCACCAAATGGGAGTCAAGCTAAAATACAGGCCACCGGAATCACATGACTATCCCG GTCCTGGAGACTACAACATAGAAAAGGCCGATAGAGTTGCACGCAGCCACTCCCCAGAATACAAGATTGGTGTTAAGTTAAAGGAGAGGAAAGCAGATTCACTGGATTACCCTG GTCCTGGGGAGTACAACATAGAAAATGCCGATAGAGTTGCACGTAGCCACTCTCCAGAATGCAAGATAGGCGTCAAGCTAAAGGAGAGACGACCGGATTCATTGGATTACCctg GTCCTGGAGACTACAACATAGAGAAGGCCGACAGAATTGCGCGCTGTCGCTCCCCAGAGTACAAGATGGGTGCCAAATTACAGGAGAGAAGACCGAATTCATTGGAATATCCTG GTCCTGGAGAATACAACATAGAAAAGGCCGATAGAGTTGCACGCAGCCACTCCCCAGAATACAAGATTGGTGTTAAGTTAAAGGAGAGGAAAGCAGACTCACTGGATTACCCGG GTCCTGGGGAGTACAACATAGAAAATGCCGATAGAGTTGCACGTAGCCACTCTCCAGAATGCAAGATAGGCGTCAAGCTAAAGGAGAGACGACCGGATTCATTGGATTACCctg GTCCTGGAGACTACAACATAGAGAAGGCCGACAGAATTGCGCGCTGTCGCTCCCCAGAGTACAAGATGGGTGCCAAATTACAGGAGAGAAGACCGAATTCATTGGAATATCCTG GTCCTGGAGAATACAACATAGAAAAGGCCGATAGAGTTGCACGCAGCCACTCCCCAGAATACAAGATTGGTGTTAAGTTAAAGGAGAGGAAAGCAGACTCACTGGATTACCCGG GTCCTGGGGAGTACAACATAGAAAATGCCGATAGAGTTGCACGTAGCCACTCTCCAGAATACAAGATAGGCGTCAAGCTAAAGGAGAGACGACCGGATTCATTGGATTACCctg GTCCTGGAGACTACAACATAGAAAAGGCCGACAGAATTGCGCGCTGTCGCTCCCCAGAGTACAAGATGGGTGCCAAATTACAGGAGAGAAGACCGGATTCATTGGAATATCCTG GTCCTGGAGAATACAACATAGAAAAGGCCGATAGAGTTGCACGCAGCCACTCCCCAGAATACAAGATTGGTGTTAAGTTAAAGGAGAGGAAAGCAGACTCACTGGATTACCCGG GTCCTGGGGAGTACAACATAGAAAATGCCGATAGAGTTGCACGTAGCCACTCTCCAGAATACAAGATAGGCGTCAAGCTAAAGGAGAGACGACCGGATTCATTGGATTACCctg GTCCTGGAGACTACAACATAGAAAAGGCTGACAGAATTGCGCGCTGTCGCTCCCCAGAGTACAAGATGGGTGCCAAATTACAGGAGAGAAGACCGGATTCATTGGAATACCCTG GTCCTGGAGAATACAACATAGAAAAGGCCGATAGAGTTGCACGCAGCCACTCCCCAGAATACAAGATTGGTGTTAAGTTAAAGGAGAGGAAAGCAGATTCACTGGATTACCCTG GTCCTGGAGAATACAACATAGAGAAGGCCGACAGAATTGCGCGCCGTCGCTCCCCAGAGTACAAGATGGGTGCCAAGTTACAGGAGAGAAGACCGGATTCCTTGGAATACCCTG GTCCTGGAGAATACAACATAGAAAAGGCCGATAGAGTTGCACGTAGCCACTCCCCAGAATACAAGATCGGTGTTAAGTTAAAGGAGAGGAAAGCAGATTCACTGGATCACCCTG GTCCTGGGGAGTACAACATAGAAAATGCCGATCGAGTTGCATGTACCCACTCTCCAGAATACAAGATAGGCGTCAAGCTAAAGGAGAGACGACCGGATTCATTTGATTACCCTG GTCCTGGAGACTACAACATAGAGAAGGCCGACAGAATTGCGCGCTGTCGCTCCCCAGAGTACAAGATGGGTGCCAAGTTACAGGAGAGAAGACCGGATTCATTGGAATATCCTG CACCGTCCGACTACAGTCCTGGCAGAAGCGTAAGCTTCGTCAAAGAAAGGTCTCCGAAATTCACGTTCGGTTTCAGGCTAAGACCGTCCAAGCCGTACAACTACGGTTACCCAG CACCGGGAGAGTACGATCCCGACAGGGCGAACGAATTGGTTTATCCAAGGTCACCACGCTTCAGTATTCGTTCGAGACTCAAAGAACGGCTACCGGACAACGCAACATTTCCAG CACCAGGTACATACGACCCCGACAAAGGCAATCCTGCCATGTTCGGATTACCACCAAGACCTCAATCGAGGAGCCCGAAGAGGTCTAGGTCTCATGATTTTGAAGAAAAGCGGG GAACGACATTACCTCATGAAAGAACAAGCAAAAGAAGCAGTTCATTCCGAATTGTGAGAACCACAGAGGATACTGCTGGTG AGCGCGATTTGAAAGGCTCCCAGCAGACGATAAAACGAAGTCGCTCTCTTAGTGGACCTCGGCCAAAGGATTCGGTTTTAACAAACGGAAAAG CAAAAGCGGCTTTGTCCGAAATTCCAAAACCTAAAAGACGGAGTGAGTCACCCCGATTGACTCGACAGTCCAGATTCGAGACCACTG AAGTTCAAGCTAGGAGTCTGAAGGAAACAAAAGAAGGACAGCGTACATTTAGGGTTACTCGCAAACAAAGGACCGGGATGGATGAAG GAGAAGCACCACAGGTGGATGTTGTCGTTTCTGAAACAGCAATGAAGCGACGATTACCTGTGGATATTACGAAGAGAAAGACGGACTCAAAAG CCGCCGTAACAGAGCCGTCGTCCTCAAGGATGGCAACGAAGAAGGGTACATTCCTTCGATCTCTGCGGAGAAAGCTGGATGGTACCGAAG aAATATCTCGGACGTCTAAAGTGGTTAGGGAGCCCACTAAGCCTAAAAAAACCGATTGCGTAGTGCAGAAGACAAAGGAACACCGAG AACGGATCACCACTACTAGTCATCCGGAAGCTGTGCCTAGGAGAAGTCGGTCTCTTCGAGTCATTCGAAAAGAGGCGGACGAGATGCCGG ACAAGCGAGCTAAGTCTACCGAAGAATTGACTAGACGAAGTCCATCTCTGCGTGCAGCACGAGCAAAGCAAGACGCAATCGAAG CCCAAGAGGCAGACAAGAGATCGAGGCCATCGGACAGAAGATTAGGGCGTAGTAGGTCTCTGCGAATTGCACAAAACGCAATCGACTACATTGATG AGAAGGAGAACGTCTCAAAGTCTGAAACTCACATCATCGCTTCCTATCCCAGTCTTCACAAGGAGCGGCACCCGAGTACCCACTTGGCTAAGAGCCTAG AGCCTGCAGCGTTTACGACGAGCGACGAAAGTGGTATGTTCGAAGACGACGAAACGATGGACAGCGTGTCGGCTCACGACAGGACGTTCGTACGAACGCCGACTG ATTCGTCGAGGATCCAAGTGTCACCGGAGAGCTTTCGGGAATTGAGGCATGCTCAGGGATGCATTCACATGGCACCAAGGTTTCCAGAGGGACTGGACTTCTGGAAACCACCCGGTACAGGGTCTTTGTTTGCTAAACTTTACCAGTCCTGGACGCAGGAAACAGCTGTTTCTTCTG CGGAAGCAGAAGACAACAGCCGAGTGATGTTCCGTTCAGCTGCAAGCCTCTTCTTCAGGAAAGGCTTTGCAGCTCTACTACGGAACGAAACACCTG GACCGGGTTACTACAACCCTAGCATCGGTGAGCAGCTACGCTTTCCTCGAATGCCAAGCTTTACGATACGAAGAAAGCTCAAGTGTCCGAAGAGAGAGCAGACTCCCG CTCCCTGGGATTACAGCCCCGACAAAGCGGACCCTCTCGTGCGGCCCATGTCGCCATCTTACACCTTCGGACACAAGGGCGACTGTTGTCGTTGCAGAAGCACGAGTCCCGGTTTGTACACTCGTGCAGTGGCTACCCACG CTCCTGGCACCTACTGTCCTGAGAAATCTGACACGGTTCTAGCCACGACACCGGCTTACACCTTTGGTTTCAAGCATAAGGACCTTAGGCCTGACGATATTCCTG